The segment CACATAGGAGGTGTCCGGCTGTTGGTAACGATCCAGGGGGGTGGGGACACAGATGGAGACGGCATCCACCCGGGCGATATCGGAATAGTCCGCCGTCGCGCACAGCTGTCCGGTCGCAACGAGGTCGGCCAGTTCCTCATCCACCACATCACCGATGTAATTGATGCCCCGATTCACCATCTCCACTCGCTTCGGCTGGATATCAAACCCGATCACCCGGTAGCCGGCCTTTGCCTTTTCCACCGCCAGCGGCAGCCCGACATAACCGAGACCGACCACCCCGATCACCGCTTCCTTCCGGTTGATCCGCTCCAACACCTGTTCGGTGTTCATCCTTCCTCTCCCCTCCGTTCATCCAAGGAAAAAGTCTCTGATCGCACCGATCACTCCATCCTGGGTCACCTGATCCAGCTCCGGACCGAGGGGCAATGCCATCGCTTGCCGGGAGACCTCTTCGGCCACGGGCAAGTCCCCTTCCCGGTATCCCAGATCCCGGTAAACTTCCTGGAGATGAAGTGGAACCGGATAGTAGGCGGCAGTGGCAATCCCCCGTTCCCGCAGATGTTCCATCAATTCTTCCCGCCGCCGGGTCCGGATGATATAGAGATGGTAAATATGCTTTCGATCCGCCGGAACAGCGGGTGTGACCACCGGCAGGTCCGCCAGGGATTGATCATAGATGCGGGCCTTCTCCCTCCGTGCCTCATTCCAGGCTTCCAGATGGCGGAGTTTCACCCGGAGAGCCGCCGCCTGCAATTCATCCAAACGGCTGTTGTAGCCGATGTCGATATGATGATATTTGGATTGGGGACCGCGCCCGTGAACCCGGAGGCTGCGCAGTCTTTCCGCCAGCTCTTCGTCATCGGTGACCACCATCCCCCCGTCTCCGTACCCGCCGAGATTTTTGGTGGGAAAAAAGGAGTAGGTGGCCGCATCCCCGAAGGAGCCCACCTTCCGCCCTTTGTATTCCGCTCCGATGGCTTGGGCGGCATCCTCAAGCACCTTGAGCCCGCGGTCTTTGGCTGAGGCCCTCACTTCGTCCAGATCCGCCGGTTGGCCAAAGATATGAACCGGAAGGATCACCCGGGTACGGGGAGTGTATTTTTGTTCCAGCTGACTCACATCGAAAAGATAAGTTTCAGGGTCGATATCGACGAAAACCGGCCGCGCCCCCAACCGGGAGATCACCTCTGCAGTGGCAAAAAAAGTGAAGGGGGAGGTGATCACCTCATCCCCCGGGCCGATTCCCCAGGCATCCAGGGTCAAGAGCAGAGCATCCGTTCCGTTGGCCACTCCGAT is part of the Kroppenstedtia eburnea genome and harbors:
- a CDS encoding DegT/DnrJ/EryC1/StrS family aminotransferase → MNRTPLLDLAAQYRGIGGEIQEAMRRVLESGRYILGPEVKALEEEVAAFSGTRHGIGVANGTDALLLTLDAWGIGPGDEVITSPFTFFATAEVISRLGARPVFVDIDPETYLFDVSQLEQKYTPRTRVILPVHIFGQPADLDEVRASAKDRGLKVLEDAAQAIGAEYKGRKVGSFGDAATYSFFPTKNLGGYGDGGMVVTDDEELAERLRSLRVHGRGPQSKYHHIDIGYNSRLDELQAAALRVKLRHLEAWNEARREKARIYDQSLADLPVVTPAVPADRKHIYHLYIIRTRRREELMEHLRERGIATAAYYPVPLHLQEVYRDLGYREGDLPVAEEVSRQAMALPLGPELDQVTQDGVIGAIRDFFLG